The genomic segment TTTTTTGGAAATGCATTGCTTGCAGCAGGACTTGCTTATTTAGGTGATAAGCTTGGAATACCTATATATATGGCGGCGGTAATAGTTTTTGGAGGAAGAATATTTGATAACTTCGCAATAATACGAAGGCTATTATTAGAAGAATTTAAAATAAGAAGAAGAAATAGGTCTAGAAATAATTCTATAGATAAAGAAAATCATGATGATAAATAGAGAGGTGATGTGATGAAAAATAATAAAGGTTTTTTCTTTGTTTTCATTGCAACCATAATATTAGGGGTTTTAATATCAATGAATTTTAATTTTAAAGGTATTCAGTCCTATAGTCAATTAAATGCAACAGAGTATCAAAATGCCGTTGAAGAAAGGGCAG from the Clostridium beijerinckii genome contains:
- a CDS encoding small basic family protein, with translation MIAIIGLLIGIILGFVLDVNISDKLSPYMSVAILACLDSVFGAVRGNLSKNFQADIFISGFFGNALLAAGLAYLGDKLGIPIYMAAVIVFGGRIFDNFAIIRRLLLEEFKIRRRNRSRNNSIDKENHDDK